The Halictus rubicundus isolate RS-2024b chromosome 3, iyHalRubi1_principal, whole genome shotgun sequence genome includes a region encoding these proteins:
- the Yem gene encoding yemanuclein isoform X2 — MSEAKRVPLQTLEFPESLGYVAKKEKKEEKGKQLAPSFRFVLTLPESNEKACPEFNYAQLLKAGEKKRRKELKQENTINGLPFDDDDDDDDKLRDMARRFEAKYGTSTTGRKRTKYDDYVDLGAGYDENDSFIDNTDAYDEIVPEEMTTAHGGFYINCGALEFRSADRHSLVHNNNNNNNNNNSNEEESSESSEEDTEDVDSPKRSEKRNHSSSDEDEAEEITGDQPRKKQKIDENGEKKSVQENIVKKRKKQPNLQDQQNSQQDGEAMTKRKEKAETTDTEVSEDQEEKKKSDKTDPQKSKSTLEKKFDIKKFEKKTANTNGFDGKKIDLKKLSGKDSNIDDAIESVVNAARVEDESSRDTTDSGKSRCIGTESECDENDKETPLPDSLPENVVEIVNKLKSRAENNKEGKTKFFDTTVNALLLSLEKRLRTLSLPGLRIETYEHLARFLPCSKMALQNRTKKLYIQDVESSIKDLVQRLKEAIDEITPSVMCKYLEDCQKVAEGKDIEGLPDPEILFDEDNCENSEKEKIPKKQFPWTEEIKKLVYEIANAKRQIYTVLRPRKSKETEDMFNFVGSYLVQHVLPLWPSGYMTQSALLQFVKESEPVTKKKQKKAKDVGNGTSTGASVNLVYNSVGKVEPASLNSVVSQDKEKLSATVSKGQNAAESSGNYVKSGATKSNENAEKKQQNVKHKEKSKDVLNSLSQQHEVLSSIAANNSAVGKISVVPTSQLMAMKPSKCHVEKINLLDLGNSSLSITPISDFHKSSTKANENKKDVVSITAYPETSNVLPNANEVPQSGHHSIHRQQQQEASYSCSQPQHSNYPALNQTSSSHSKPVSLKHRLLHENAETKNEKKPEEKDVVDVINKTEKRDKRRERGVEVKHKSNDVKKRKKEAKAAEKQIGHASTDVVVPMQQQQPSLSKEEQEQRQNEETIAATNYLSQIINDDAPARTVSDKRKDGSLLLDEPVSNTVQPTEQEKDVQMVMRSLKELQELQEMKYSPSNSPVTTATMQKPNKLNAQCTSYQDDYSRLYIKKDAKIKSKEDAQWQ, encoded by the exons AAGAAACGTAGGAAAGAACTTAAGCAGGAAAATACAATCAACGGACTTCCTttcgacgacgatgacgatgacgacgatAAACTCCGCGATATGGCGCGGCGATTCGAAGCGAAATAT gGAACATCGACCACTGGAAGGAAAAGAACTAAATATGATGATTATGTGGATTTGGGTGCTGGATACGATGAGAACGATTCTTTCATCGATAATACTGATGCA TATGATGAAATCGTACCGGAAGAGATGACTACAGCACACGGAGGTTTCTACATCAACTGCGGTGCTCTCGAGTTTAGGTCAGCGGATCGGCATTCGTTGGTccacaataacaacaacaacaataataataacaatagcaACGAGGAAGAGAGCAGCGAGAGCAGCGAAGAGGACACCGAAGACGTGGACAGCCCCAAGAGATCAGAGAAACGAAATCACAGTTCGTCGGATGAAGATGAAGCTGAAGAAATTACCGGTGATCAACCAAGAAAA AAGCAAAAGATAGATGAAAATGGAGAGAAAAAGTCTGTTCAGGAGAACATCGTCAAGAAGAGAAAGAAGCAACCAAATTTACAGGATCAACAAAATTCTCAACAGGACGGGGAAGCTATGACTAAACGGAAAGAGAAAGCGGAGACTACGGACACGGAAG TTTCAGAGGATCAAGAGGAGAAGAAAAAGTCCGATAAGACTGATCCGCAGAAGAGTAAAAGCACGTTGGAGAAAaaatttgatataaagaagTTCGAAAAGAAGACAGCTAACACTAATGGTTTCGACGGGAAGAAGATagatttaaaaaagttaagCGGCAAGGATAGTAATATTGATGACGCGATAGAGAGTGTAGTTAACGCTGCTAGAGTCGAGGACGAGTCGAGTCGTGATACCACCGATTCCGGTAAATCTCGTTGTATAGGCACCGAATCCGAATGCGACGAGAACGACAAAGAAACACCTTTGCCTGACTCCCTTCCGGAGAATGTTGTAGAAATAGTTAATAAATTAAAGTCGCGAGCCGAGAATAATAAAGAAGGAAAGACTAAATTTTTCGATACAACAGTAAACGCATTATTGTTAAG TTTAGAGAAAAGATTACGAACTCTTTCTTTGCCGGGTCTAAGGATAGAGACGTACGAACATCTGGCACGATTTTTACCTTGTAGTAAAATGGCACTGCAAAATAGAACGAAGAAGTTATATATACAGGATGTTGAAAGCAGTATCAAGGATCTTGTACAAAG GTTAAAAGAAGCTATCGATGAAATAACGCCATCTGTGATGTGCAAATATCTTGAAGACTGTCAGAAGGTCGCCGAAGGAAA GGATATCGAGGGTTTACCAGACCCTGAGATTTTGTTTGACGAAGACAACTGCGAGAAttcagaaaaagagaaaattccgAAGAAACAATTTCCTTGGACCGAGGAAATAAA GAAACTGGTTTATGAAATTGCGAATGCGAAGAGACAAATTTACACTGTCCTGAGACCGAGGAAATCGAAGGAGACCGAAGACATGTTCAATTTCGTCGGGTCCTACTTGGTGCAGCACGTGTTGCCGTTATGGCCAAGCGGATACATGACGCAGAGCGCTTTATTACAGTTTGTTAAAGAGTCCGAACCTGT cacgaagaagaagcagaagaaagcCAAGGATGTCGGAAACGGCACCAGCACCGGTGCATCGGTGAATCTAGTATACAACTCTGTGGGGAAGGTTGAACCGGCGAGCCTGAACAGTGTCGTTTCTCAAGACAAAGAAAAGTTGTCGGCAACTGTGTCGAAAGGTCAAAACGCGGCAGAAAGTTCCGGCAACTATGTAAAATCAGGAGCTACGAAGTCGAACGAGAACGCCGAGAAGAAGCAGCAGAATGTAAAGCACAAGGAGAAGAGTAAAGACGTATTAAATAGTTTGAGCCAGCAACACGAGGTTCTGTCGTCGATTGCCGCGAATAATTCCGCCGTGGGTAAAATCTCGGTCGTGCCTACGTCCCAGTTGATGGCGATGAAGCCGTCGAAATGCCACGTGGAGAAGATTAATTTGTTGGACTTAGGTAATAGTTCCCTTTCTATCACGCCTATTAGCGATTTCCATAAGTCATCAACTAAAGCGAACGAGAATAAAAAAGATGTAGTTTCTATAACGGCTTATCCCGAGACGTCGAACGTTCTTCCAAATGCAAATGAAGTGCCTCAAAGTGGACATCATTCCATACACAGACAGCAGCAACAGGAAGCTTCATATTCGTGTTCACAGCCTCAGCATTCTAATTACCCCGCGTTGAATCAAACGTCCTCCTCCCATTCGAAGCCCGTGTCTCTGAAGCACCGGTTGCTGCACGAGAACGCCGAAACCAAAAACGAGAAGAAGCCGGAGGAGAAGGATGTTGTCGATGTTATTAATAAGACTGAGAAAAGAGACAAGAGACGGGAACGGGGCGTGGAAGTCAAGCACAAATCAAACGATGTTAAGAAACGGAAGAAAGAGGCGAAAGCGGCCGAGAAGCAGATAGGACATGCTAGTACGGACGTTGTAGTGCCTATGCAGCAACAGCAACCGTCTCTGTCGAAGGAGGAGCAGGAGCAGAGGCAGAACGAGGAGACGATTGCTGCTACCAATTACTTGAGTCAGATCATTAACGATGACGCGCCGGCCAGGACCGTGTCGGACAAACGGAAAGACGGTAGTCTACTGTTAGACGAGCCTGTGAGCAACACTGTGCAGCCAACGGAGCAGGAGAAAGACGTTCAGATGGTGATGAGGTCCCTGAAGGAGCTACAGGAGTTACAGGAGATGAAGTACTCGCCGAGTAACTCGCCGGTCACCACCGCCACCATGCAGAAGCCGAACAAGTTAAACGCGCAATGTACTTCTTACCAGGACGACTATTCACGCTTGTATATTAAGAAGGACGCGAAGATAAAGTCCAAGGAGGACGCGCAATGGCAGTAG
- the Yem gene encoding yemanuclein isoform X1 produces MSEAKRVPLQTLEFPESLGYVAKKEKKEEKGKQLAPSFRFVLTLPESNEKACPEFNYAQLLKAGEKKRRKELKQENTINGLPFDDDDDDDDKLRDMARRFEAKYGTSTTGRKRTKYDDYVDLGAGYDENDSFIDNTDAYDEIVPEEMTTAHGGFYINCGALEFRSADRHSLVHNNNNNNNNNNSNEEESSESSEEDTEDVDSPKRSEKRNHSSSDEDEAEEITGDQPRKKQKIDENGEKKSVQENIVKKRKKQPNLQDQQNSQQDGEAMTKRKEKAETTDTEVSEDQEEKKKSDKTDPQKSKSTLEKKFDIKKFEKKTANTNGFDGKKIDLKKLSGKDSNIDDAIESVVNAARVEDESSRDTTDSGKSRCIGTESECDENDKETPLPDSLPENVVEIVNKLKSRAENNKEGKTKFFDTTVNALLLSLEKRLRTLSLPGLRIETYEHLARFLPCSKMALQNRTKKLYIQDVESSIKDLVQRLKEAIDEITPSVMCKYLEDCQKVAEGNPSLYWEIYRYCWDIEGLPDPEILFDEDNCENSEKEKIPKKQFPWTEEIKKLVYEIANAKRQIYTVLRPRKSKETEDMFNFVGSYLVQHVLPLWPSGYMTQSALLQFVKESEPVTKKKQKKAKDVGNGTSTGASVNLVYNSVGKVEPASLNSVVSQDKEKLSATVSKGQNAAESSGNYVKSGATKSNENAEKKQQNVKHKEKSKDVLNSLSQQHEVLSSIAANNSAVGKISVVPTSQLMAMKPSKCHVEKINLLDLGNSSLSITPISDFHKSSTKANENKKDVVSITAYPETSNVLPNANEVPQSGHHSIHRQQQQEASYSCSQPQHSNYPALNQTSSSHSKPVSLKHRLLHENAETKNEKKPEEKDVVDVINKTEKRDKRRERGVEVKHKSNDVKKRKKEAKAAEKQIGHASTDVVVPMQQQQPSLSKEEQEQRQNEETIAATNYLSQIINDDAPARTVSDKRKDGSLLLDEPVSNTVQPTEQEKDVQMVMRSLKELQELQEMKYSPSNSPVTTATMQKPNKLNAQCTSYQDDYSRLYIKKDAKIKSKEDAQWQ; encoded by the exons AAGAAACGTAGGAAAGAACTTAAGCAGGAAAATACAATCAACGGACTTCCTttcgacgacgatgacgatgacgacgatAAACTCCGCGATATGGCGCGGCGATTCGAAGCGAAATAT gGAACATCGACCACTGGAAGGAAAAGAACTAAATATGATGATTATGTGGATTTGGGTGCTGGATACGATGAGAACGATTCTTTCATCGATAATACTGATGCA TATGATGAAATCGTACCGGAAGAGATGACTACAGCACACGGAGGTTTCTACATCAACTGCGGTGCTCTCGAGTTTAGGTCAGCGGATCGGCATTCGTTGGTccacaataacaacaacaacaataataataacaatagcaACGAGGAAGAGAGCAGCGAGAGCAGCGAAGAGGACACCGAAGACGTGGACAGCCCCAAGAGATCAGAGAAACGAAATCACAGTTCGTCGGATGAAGATGAAGCTGAAGAAATTACCGGTGATCAACCAAGAAAA AAGCAAAAGATAGATGAAAATGGAGAGAAAAAGTCTGTTCAGGAGAACATCGTCAAGAAGAGAAAGAAGCAACCAAATTTACAGGATCAACAAAATTCTCAACAGGACGGGGAAGCTATGACTAAACGGAAAGAGAAAGCGGAGACTACGGACACGGAAG TTTCAGAGGATCAAGAGGAGAAGAAAAAGTCCGATAAGACTGATCCGCAGAAGAGTAAAAGCACGTTGGAGAAAaaatttgatataaagaagTTCGAAAAGAAGACAGCTAACACTAATGGTTTCGACGGGAAGAAGATagatttaaaaaagttaagCGGCAAGGATAGTAATATTGATGACGCGATAGAGAGTGTAGTTAACGCTGCTAGAGTCGAGGACGAGTCGAGTCGTGATACCACCGATTCCGGTAAATCTCGTTGTATAGGCACCGAATCCGAATGCGACGAGAACGACAAAGAAACACCTTTGCCTGACTCCCTTCCGGAGAATGTTGTAGAAATAGTTAATAAATTAAAGTCGCGAGCCGAGAATAATAAAGAAGGAAAGACTAAATTTTTCGATACAACAGTAAACGCATTATTGTTAAG TTTAGAGAAAAGATTACGAACTCTTTCTTTGCCGGGTCTAAGGATAGAGACGTACGAACATCTGGCACGATTTTTACCTTGTAGTAAAATGGCACTGCAAAATAGAACGAAGAAGTTATATATACAGGATGTTGAAAGCAGTATCAAGGATCTTGTACAAAG GTTAAAAGAAGCTATCGATGAAATAACGCCATCTGTGATGTGCAAATATCTTGAAGACTGTCAGAAGGTCGCCGAAGGAAA TCCTTCTTTATACTGGGAGATATACCGGTACTGTTG GGATATCGAGGGTTTACCAGACCCTGAGATTTTGTTTGACGAAGACAACTGCGAGAAttcagaaaaagagaaaattccgAAGAAACAATTTCCTTGGACCGAGGAAATAAA GAAACTGGTTTATGAAATTGCGAATGCGAAGAGACAAATTTACACTGTCCTGAGACCGAGGAAATCGAAGGAGACCGAAGACATGTTCAATTTCGTCGGGTCCTACTTGGTGCAGCACGTGTTGCCGTTATGGCCAAGCGGATACATGACGCAGAGCGCTTTATTACAGTTTGTTAAAGAGTCCGAACCTGT cacgaagaagaagcagaagaaagcCAAGGATGTCGGAAACGGCACCAGCACCGGTGCATCGGTGAATCTAGTATACAACTCTGTGGGGAAGGTTGAACCGGCGAGCCTGAACAGTGTCGTTTCTCAAGACAAAGAAAAGTTGTCGGCAACTGTGTCGAAAGGTCAAAACGCGGCAGAAAGTTCCGGCAACTATGTAAAATCAGGAGCTACGAAGTCGAACGAGAACGCCGAGAAGAAGCAGCAGAATGTAAAGCACAAGGAGAAGAGTAAAGACGTATTAAATAGTTTGAGCCAGCAACACGAGGTTCTGTCGTCGATTGCCGCGAATAATTCCGCCGTGGGTAAAATCTCGGTCGTGCCTACGTCCCAGTTGATGGCGATGAAGCCGTCGAAATGCCACGTGGAGAAGATTAATTTGTTGGACTTAGGTAATAGTTCCCTTTCTATCACGCCTATTAGCGATTTCCATAAGTCATCAACTAAAGCGAACGAGAATAAAAAAGATGTAGTTTCTATAACGGCTTATCCCGAGACGTCGAACGTTCTTCCAAATGCAAATGAAGTGCCTCAAAGTGGACATCATTCCATACACAGACAGCAGCAACAGGAAGCTTCATATTCGTGTTCACAGCCTCAGCATTCTAATTACCCCGCGTTGAATCAAACGTCCTCCTCCCATTCGAAGCCCGTGTCTCTGAAGCACCGGTTGCTGCACGAGAACGCCGAAACCAAAAACGAGAAGAAGCCGGAGGAGAAGGATGTTGTCGATGTTATTAATAAGACTGAGAAAAGAGACAAGAGACGGGAACGGGGCGTGGAAGTCAAGCACAAATCAAACGATGTTAAGAAACGGAAGAAAGAGGCGAAAGCGGCCGAGAAGCAGATAGGACATGCTAGTACGGACGTTGTAGTGCCTATGCAGCAACAGCAACCGTCTCTGTCGAAGGAGGAGCAGGAGCAGAGGCAGAACGAGGAGACGATTGCTGCTACCAATTACTTGAGTCAGATCATTAACGATGACGCGCCGGCCAGGACCGTGTCGGACAAACGGAAAGACGGTAGTCTACTGTTAGACGAGCCTGTGAGCAACACTGTGCAGCCAACGGAGCAGGAGAAAGACGTTCAGATGGTGATGAGGTCCCTGAAGGAGCTACAGGAGTTACAGGAGATGAAGTACTCGCCGAGTAACTCGCCGGTCACCACCGCCACCATGCAGAAGCCGAACAAGTTAAACGCGCAATGTACTTCTTACCAGGACGACTATTCACGCTTGTATATTAAGAAGGACGCGAAGATAAAGTCCAAGGAGGACGCGCAATGGCAGTAG